The window ACCGCCTACGGATGCTCCGGCCCGCAGACCGACACCGCCGTGCGCCAGGCCATCTACCACGCGATCAACCGCGACCAGCTCAACAAACTCGCCGGTGGTGGCTACGCGGCGGTCGCCTCGCCGACACTGCTGCTGCCCGAACGGGACAAGAAGTGGATCGCCGATCCGGCCCAGGTGACCGTGCCCGGCACACCCGACGTGGCGCAGGCGAACCAGATCCTCGACGCGGCGGGCTGGGTCAAGGGTGGCGACGGCATCCGCAGCAAGGACGGGCAGCGCCTGTCCCTGACCATCCAGACGGTCACCGGGTGGAGCGACTTCATCTCCCTCAACGACGCGATGGGTCAGCAGCTCAAGGAGGTCGGCATCGAGCTCAAGCCGACCCAGCTGTCCTGGAACGAGTGGAACAACAACCAGGTGCAGGGCCGCTACCAGCTCTCCCTCGACTCGATCGGGCTCGGCGCCAACTCCAACCCGTACCACACGTACCAGGCCAAATACGCCACGGTCACCACCGCCAAGGTCGGTGAGGCGGCCCAGACCAGCGGCAACTTCGCCCGCTACAGCAACGCCACGGTGGACGCCGCGCTCGACATCGCCGGTGGCACCAACGACGAGGCGGCGCAGAAGGAGCAGTACGCGATCATCCAGAAGGAGATCGTGCGGGACCTGCCGTACATCCCGATCTACGTGAACTCACTGCTCACCGAGTTCAACACCAGCCGCGCGACCGGCTGGCCGACCAACGACAACAAGTACGCGCTGCCCGCCTCCTGGAAGATCTGGGACAACGGCATCGTCCTGGCCAACCTCCAGCCCGCGAAGTAGCCCGGTGCGTCACCTGACCCGCAAGCTCGGGTTCTACGTGGTCGCCCTGTGGGCGGCGCTGACCGTCAACTTCGCGATCCCGCGGATGATGCCGGGCGACCCCGTGGAGATCATGCTGTCCAAGATGGGCCAGAAGGGCCCGGTGACCGCGGAGACCCGCAAGGCCATCGAGGCGCTGCTCGGCGCCGACTCCAGCCGGTCGATCCTGGCCCAGTACGGCGACTACCTGGCCGGGCTGGCCCGCGGTGACCTGGGCGTCTCGTTGGTGTTCTTCCCGGCGCCGGTCAGCACGATCATCGGGCAGACGCTGCCCTGGACGATCGGACTGATCGGCCTGGCCACCGTCATCTCGTTCGTCACCGGCGTCGGTCTGGGCACGGTCGCCGGCTGGAAACGCGGATCGTGGACCGACAACCTGATCCCGGTCACCACGATGTTCCAGTCGGTGCCGTACTTCTGGCTCGCCCTGATCCTGCTCTTCCTGCTGGGCAGCGTGTATCCGGTGTTCCCGCTCAACGGCGGCTACGACGTCTACACCGTCACACCCGGCTGGAACGGGCCGTTCCTCGGCTCGGTCCTCTACTACGGCACCCTGCCCGCGCTCACCATCATCATCTCGTCGATCGGCGGCTGGATGCTCGGCATGCGCAACATGATGGTCTCCACGCTCTCCGAGGACTACATGATCACCGCCGAGGCCAAAGGCCTGAGACCCAGGAAGATCATGATTCGGTACGCTGCACGCAACGCGATCCTGCCGTCGGTGTCCGGGTTCGCCATCTCGCTGGGTTTCGTGGTCGCCGGGTCGATCGTCACCGAGGCGGTCTTCTCCTACCCGGGTATCGGGTCGGCCCTGCTGCAGGCGGTCGGCGGCAACGACTACGCCCTCATGCAGGGCATCTTCCTGATCATCACGCTGTCCGTGCTGGGCGCGAACCTGCTCGTCGACCTGCTCTACTCGGTCGTCGACCCGCGGATCCGGACCGGCTCGTGACCGGCAAACTCGCCGCCGGCCTGGCCATCGCGGTGCCGATCGCGCTGTTCGGCCTGCTCGGCCCACTGGTCGTGCAGGACCCGCTGCGCGTCGACGACATCGGCCTCACCCCGCCCAGCGCCGAGCACCTGCTCGGTACCACCCAGACCGGGCAGGACGTGCTCGCTCAGCTGGCGTACTCCACCCGCGGCTCGCTGATCGTCGGCGCCGTCGTCGGGGTGCTCACCCTGCTGCTGTCCGGCTTCTTCGGAATCGTCGGCGCCTACGCGGGTGGCTGGCTGGACGAGTCGTTCTCCCTGTTCATCAACGTCATGCTGGTCATCCCGGGGCTGCCGGTGGTGATCGTGATCTCGGCCTACATGCCGGACCGGAGCCTGTTGCTCGTCTCGATCGTCCT of the Actinoplanes sichuanensis genome contains:
- a CDS encoding ABC transporter permease, encoding MRHLTRKLGFYVVALWAALTVNFAIPRMMPGDPVEIMLSKMGQKGPVTAETRKAIEALLGADSSRSILAQYGDYLAGLARGDLGVSLVFFPAPVSTIIGQTLPWTIGLIGLATVISFVTGVGLGTVAGWKRGSWTDNLIPVTTMFQSVPYFWLALILLFLLGSVYPVFPLNGGYDVYTVTPGWNGPFLGSVLYYGTLPALTIIISSIGGWMLGMRNMMVSTLSEDYMITAEAKGLRPRKIMIRYAARNAILPSVSGFAISLGFVVAGSIVTEAVFSYPGIGSALLQAVGGNDYALMQGIFLIITLSVLGANLLVDLLYSVVDPRIRTGS